The genomic DNA GCCGAGCGGCTCTGCCAGCTGGTGCTCGACCGCCGGCTCGACGCGCTCCCCGAGTTGCTCGAGGCGGGCGAGTCGCTGTGCGGTCTGACCAAAGAACAACTCAACGCGATGCTCGACCCGCTGCAGCAGCAGGTCGACCAGCTCGCCCGGGCGATGTCGGTCGAGCTCTCTAGCGAGGTCGACCTGCAGAAGGTCATTACCGAGGCCCATCAGCAGCTGTCGCTGGCGTCGGAGCAGTACGTCAGCGACGACCTGGCCGGCAAGTCGGACGACGAGATCGCCGAGGCGCTGCTGGCCGAGTCGCACGAGGTGCGGCTGGCGATGCGGGAGTTCCTGCGGGGCGAGAGGCCCCGCGGCGAAGCGCTGACCCGGGCCGAGGGAGCCCACGCCGCCAAGCCAAAGGCCGCCGCCCCCAAGCAGCGGGCCGACATGAGCAAGACCGCGCGCACGCGGCTCGAGACCACGCTCGGCAAGCTCGCTTCGAGCTGTCGGATCGAGCGCCGCGAGCTGAGCGTCGCGCTGCTGCACGTCGCCCGGCCGCCGCAGACCGAGTCGAACGCCGCCGAGCGCGAGCTGAAGCAGGCCCTGGCCGCCGCTCAGGAGCAGCTGCAGCTCGAGGACGCGACCCGCCTGACCCTGGACGAGGTGCGGGTGGCGATCCTGATGCCGGGCGTCGACCGCCGCGAGGCGGTGGCCTACTGCAACGCCGCGGTCGAGGCCGCGTCGCTCGGCGACCTGATCTCGCTGAAGGCGGGCGTCGGCACGGTGGTGCAGGTGCCCAACCGGTTCGAGGTCGACCGCCTGATCGACGGCGCCGCGGGGTGCCTGAACGGCACGCAGGTGGCCGGCTCGACCTCGGTTAAGAGCATCGAAGTCTACTGATTCTTGGTGCGTTCGTCCGAACCCCAAGCTCTCAGCGGAAACCGCTTCAAAAGGCGAAAACGGAAAGGGGAAAGGGGAAGGCCGCAACCGCGAGCCTTCCCCTTTCCCCTTCCGCACTTCCCCTTTCCCAAGCCGCCCTACGGCGCCCCCGGCGGCTGTGATATCATCCGCCGTATGAGCAACCCTTCCCCGCCCAACCCGGCCGACGCCGACCCGCCCAACCCGGCCGACGGCCCCGAGGCCGCGGCCCCCAGCCCGTCGCCGGCCCCCGCCGAGTACCGCGAGATGCGGGCGTCGGACATCGACTCGCGGGTCAAGCCGCGGGCGCCCCGCCGCCGGGTCCAACGCGGCGTGCGGCTGCCGTTGTCGTTGTTCATCGCCACGTGCCTGTCGACTTTTTGGGTGGGCGCCGCCAACTGGAACCCGACTGACCCGCAGTACCTGGGGACCTACGAACGGATCTGGGCGACCATCGCCGGCAACTGGCAGCAGGGCGTCTACTACATGCTGGCGGTGCTGGCGATCCTGCTGACGCACGAGATGGGCCACTTCCTGATGACCCTGCGGCACCGCATCCCGGCCAGCTACCCGCTGTGCATCCCGGTGCCGATCAACCCGATCGGCACGATGGGCGCCGTGATCAGCATGGACGGCATGCGCGCCAACCGGAAAGAGATTTTCGATATTGGACTCGCGGGCCCGCTGGCCGGGCTGGCCGTGGCGATCCCGATCTTGTGGATCGGCGTCGGGCAGCTCGACCTGTCCCGCCCGCCGCAGCCCGACGAGGTCGAGCTGTACAACCCGGTGATCGTCCGCTGGATGATCGAGGCCCGCCACCCCGAGTGGGCCGAGCAGAGCTCGTGGGTCGGCATCTCGCAGCTGGCGGGAAACCCGCTGTTCATGGCGGGCTGGGTCGGCATGCTGGTGACCGGCCTGAACATGCTGCCGGTCAGCCAGCTCGACGGCGGGCACACCATCCACGGGCTGTTCGGCGAGGAGTCGTACAAAATCGCCCGCGGCTTCACCATCGTGGCGATCGCGTACGTGGTGATGTACATCGAGCAGGCGTCTATCTGGACGCTGATGCTGGTGCTGGTGATCCTGATGGGCATCCACCACCCGCCCACTTCCGACGACAGCATCGAGCTCGACGACCGCCGCTGGCTGATCGGCGTGGCGTCGCTGTCGATCCCGATCCTCTGCTTCCCGCTGCTCGGGATCAAGACCTAGCGAGCAATGAGCAGCCCACGGCGGCGGGCGTGGGTCTTGGTCAGCCATTCCATCCGTAAGCAACTGGTAGCCCGTGGCGCCAGCCATGGGACCGCCCAGTTAAAGTGGCTCGGTAGTTCAGTCCCACGGCTGGCGCCGTGGGCTGCTCATCTGCTTGCAGCCGGTGATTGCGGTAGCTCGCTGCCCCTGGATTGGCGTAGACTCGGCGACGAACGCTTCCCTTAGCTTGCCAAACGGAGGTCCTGATGCCGCTCAACCCCTCGCCCAGCTTGCGCCGGCTGCTTACCCCCCGCTTCAGCCTCAAGAGCATGCTGGTGCTCGTGCTGGGGATCGCGATTGGCTACTCGCTGAACGTGTACACGCTGCAGGTCCTGCTGGGCTACCCGAGCGAGGGACTCCTGGTCTCGCTGCCAGAGTACGTCGTCGAGCCGCCGGATGTCGTCACGCTCGACGTGGTTGCCGACGCGCCAGACGAACTGACCAAGCTCCAGGGCGAGCATCTGGTGGGGCCAGACGGCAGGATCGTTCTCGGCGAGTTTGGCTCGGTCTATGTTACTGGTCTGACGCTGGAAGAGGCGCAGGCAGCGATCGAGAAGCAGCTCGGCTTGCCTCGGGATGGGGCAAAAACGATCGCCCTCGATGTGTTCGCCTACAACAGCAAGCGGTTCTTTGTGATTTCCAAGAATCCGGTCGCTGGCGACAGCATCACGCAGCTGCCAATCACCGGCAACGACACCGTGCTCGACGCACTGGCGCAGATGGGCGGGTCCCAGACGGCCGATGCAAAAATCTATATCTCGCGGCCGAGCGCCAAGGGGAACGGCGCCGCGGCGGTGCTGCCAGTCAATTACGAGGAGGTCCTGCGGGGCGTCACCCGTACCAACTACCAGCTGCTGCCGGGCGACCGGCTGTTCGTCGAGCCGCCTACCAAGCCAATGCCGGCGCCGCGTGGATTAGTGACGCCAGTCCAACCGCCGGCGGCGATGGCGGTTGAGCAGGCAGAACGCACCTCGTAGCTCGGTCCCACCGCTGGCGCCGTGGGCTGTGATGGGCCGTGGGCTGCCAGAGCGGCAAGATCGCCTGCGGCTCAGCCGCCGACCGCTGCTGCTTCCACCGCGGCCTTGGCCTTCTCGTCTTCGGCGGCAGAGACTTCGGGGTTCGGCGTGGCGTCGGCTTCTTCGCGGCCGAGCAGCCAGCGGATGCCGCCCAAGAGCGACTGCTGGTACTTCTCGTTGCTCCAGACGTCCTCGCGGTGGCCCATGCTCATGTGCATCGCGCGGCCGTCACCGTACTCTTTGACCCACAGCACCGGCACGTGGTACGGCTTCTTGAGGTCGGTCTTCGCCATGTTCAGGCTCATCAGCACGCGGACCTTCTCGGGCTGCCAGTGCTTGAACTGGTAGATCTCGTCGGTGATGGTGAACTCGTCGCCCCACGGCTTGGCGGCCGGGTGCTCGGTGTCGTGCACACTGATCGTGACGGTCGCGTTCGAGGTCCACGGGTGGCCGTCGAACGAGCCGCCGATCATGTCCCAGTACGGCTCGTAGTCCTCGAAGGTGTCGGCCGCGGCGTGCACGCCGAGGAAGCCGTGCCCCTTCTGCTTCAGCCAGTCATTGAGGAACCAGTCGAGGGTCTCCTTGTCGATCGGCAGGATCCGCGACTGGTCGTACATCGTGCCGGTGGTGAAGAACGCGACGATGTCGTAGTTCTCGATCAGCTCCGGCTTAAACTCCTTTTCGACGTCCTGCGTGCAGTCGACACGGAACTCGCCGCTCTCGACGCCCAGCTGCTTCAGCACCCGCTCCGAGTGCGACAGCTCGTGCGGCTTGCGGGTGACGGACGAGTGCTGGAAGCCCCCGCTCTGCGTGACGAACAACACCCGCGCGGGGCGGTCGCTGTCGGCCGGGTCGTCGTCGGCCGCGTGGGCAGTCGATCCCGTTAGGCAGGTGAGCAGGGTTGCCAGTAGAAGGAGCAGCCGAGGGAGAAGGGTCGCCATGATTCGTCCTGTTCGGGATAGTCAACGCGGCAAGAGCCGCCCATTATGCCACAGCGGGCCCGGCGATTTCCACAATCAGCCTAAAAATCATCCGCCCGCACGTAGGCGTCGATCAGCGCCTGGTCGCCCTCAGCGCCGCCGATGCTCTTGCCGTGCTCCATGCCCATCACGCCCTCGAAGCCCTTCTCGTACAGGTGCTTGAAGACGTTGTTGTAGTTGATCTCGCCGGTTCCAGGCTCCTTGCGGCCCGGGTTGTCGCCGCACTGGAAGTAGCCGATCTCGCTCCACGCGCGGTCGATGTTGGGGATCAGGTTCCCCTCCTGGATCTGCTGGTGGTAGATGTCAAATAGGATCTTGCACGACGGGCTGCCGACCGCGCGGCAGATGTTGAACGCCTGAGGCGTCTCGCGGAGGAACAGGCCCGGGTGGTTGGCCCACCAGTTCAGCGGCTCGAGCACCATCACCATCCCGTGCGGCTCGAGGATCTCTGAGCAACGCTTCAGAAGCTCGATGCAATTGGCGGTCTGGTAGCCCTCTTCGAGGTGGTTGTCGAACGCGCCGGGCACAACGGTCATCCACTTGGCGTTCACCCGCTTGGCGACCTCCACGCTCTCGGTGATCTCCTTGAGCACCTCCTCCTTCATGCCGGCGTCGTCGCTGGTGAACGACTTCTTGCCGAACGAGCCGATGCCGTACGCCACGAACACGCCCATCGTCATGCCGAGCCGATCCATCGCCTTCGCGAGCTTCTCCTGCTGCTCGACCGGGCGGCCCTTCATGCCGTTGTCTTCCCAGGCGGTGAACCCCTGGTCGGCGGCGAACTCGAGCTGCGCGACCTCGTCGCGGCCCGCCAGGTTGTCGAGCATGCCGAAGTGCGGCGCGTACTTCAGGTGGAACTGGCGTTGGGCGGACGCGGCCCGGGCGGTGGGAGCCCCAGCGGAAACAGCGAGGCCCGCGGCGGCGGCGGAAGCCAGGAAGTCACGGCGTTGCATCGTAGGCGGCCTGATGGGTTACAGGGGGTCCAGCGGTTTGACTGCCGACTATTCTAACAAGCGATGGAGCGCCGTGCCTCCGGCACGCGGCAGAGCCGCGGCGCTAAGTGAGAACCGGGGATTCGATCACTTATCCGAGTGCCCCAATGATTTCCCTGGCGCGATAGCGTCGCGGACCCGCTGCTTGAGGACCTTGATCTCCGGAAACCCGCCATCATGCTCGCGGGACCAGACCCGCTGGCCCTCCACGGCGATCTCGAACACGCCCCCCTCGCCCGGTTTCAAGGTCACACCGCCCAGCTCCTGCTCGAAGGTCGATAGCAGCTCCTGGGCCATCCACGCCGCACGCAGCATCCACCGGCAGCCGGTGCAGTAGGTGATCTGAATGGT from Posidoniimonas polymericola includes the following:
- a CDS encoding HDOD domain-containing protein, which gives rise to MPQTANPAINKLVTEAGNLYSLPSVAIEVLQLTERPTVDVQQLKEAIQRDPALSAKLLRVVNSSLFGLSGRVADLNQALALLGVEPLKVLVLGFSLPDGLFAEMAGEPLRRYWTVALTRAVCAKSLAKLFRGVSPDEAFLAGLLRDLGMLVMVQQLGEPYLRFLALANDAPEQLTALERQSLGFDHTQLTADLMRAWRLPDSLADAVDFAADDPLPLQEEGLRPVVMLAERLCQLVLDRRLDALPELLEAGESLCGLTKEQLNAMLDPLQQQVDQLARAMSVELSSEVDLQKVITEAHQQLSLASEQYVSDDLAGKSDDEIAEALLAESHEVRLAMREFLRGERPRGEALTRAEGAHAAKPKAAAPKQRADMSKTARTRLETTLGKLASSCRIERRELSVALLHVARPPQTESNAAERELKQALAAAQEQLQLEDATRLTLDEVRVAILMPGVDRREAVAYCNAAVEAASLGDLISLKAGVGTVVQVPNRFEVDRLIDGAAGCLNGTQVAGSTSVKSIEVY
- a CDS encoding site-2 protease family protein, translating into MSNPSPPNPADADPPNPADGPEAAAPSPSPAPAEYREMRASDIDSRVKPRAPRRRVQRGVRLPLSLFIATCLSTFWVGAANWNPTDPQYLGTYERIWATIAGNWQQGVYYMLAVLAILLTHEMGHFLMTLRHRIPASYPLCIPVPINPIGTMGAVISMDGMRANRKEIFDIGLAGPLAGLAVAIPILWIGVGQLDLSRPPQPDEVELYNPVIVRWMIEARHPEWAEQSSWVGISQLAGNPLFMAGWVGMLVTGLNMLPVSQLDGGHTIHGLFGEESYKIARGFTIVAIAYVVMYIEQASIWTLMLVLVILMGIHHPPTSDDSIELDDRRWLIGVASLSIPILCFPLLGIKT
- a CDS encoding polysaccharide biosynthesis/export family protein; translated protein: MPLNPSPSLRRLLTPRFSLKSMLVLVLGIAIGYSLNVYTLQVLLGYPSEGLLVSLPEYVVEPPDVVTLDVVADAPDELTKLQGEHLVGPDGRIVLGEFGSVYVTGLTLEEAQAAIEKQLGLPRDGAKTIALDVFAYNSKRFFVISKNPVAGDSITQLPITGNDTVLDALAQMGGSQTADAKIYISRPSAKGNGAAAVLPVNYEEVLRGVTRTNYQLLPGDRLFVEPPTKPMPAPRGLVTPVQPPAAMAVEQAERTS
- a CDS encoding ThuA domain-containing protein, translated to MATLLPRLLLLLATLLTCLTGSTAHAADDDPADSDRPARVLFVTQSGGFQHSSVTRKPHELSHSERVLKQLGVESGEFRVDCTQDVEKEFKPELIENYDIVAFFTTGTMYDQSRILPIDKETLDWFLNDWLKQKGHGFLGVHAAADTFEDYEPYWDMIGGSFDGHPWTSNATVTISVHDTEHPAAKPWGDEFTITDEIYQFKHWQPEKVRVLMSLNMAKTDLKKPYHVPVLWVKEYGDGRAMHMSMGHREDVWSNEKYQQSLLGGIRWLLGREEADATPNPEVSAAEDEKAKAAVEAAAVGG
- a CDS encoding hydroxypyruvate isomerase family protein, which encodes MQRRDFLASAAAAGLAVSAGAPTARAASAQRQFHLKYAPHFGMLDNLAGRDEVAQLEFAADQGFTAWEDNGMKGRPVEQQEKLAKAMDRLGMTMGVFVAYGIGSFGKKSFTSDDAGMKEEVLKEITESVEVAKRVNAKWMTVVPGAFDNHLEEGYQTANCIELLKRCSEILEPHGMVMVLEPLNWWANHPGLFLRETPQAFNICRAVGSPSCKILFDIYHQQIQEGNLIPNIDRAWSEIGYFQCGDNPGRKEPGTGEINYNNVFKHLYEKGFEGVMGMEHGKSIGGAEGDQALIDAYVRADDF
- a CDS encoding SelT/SelW/SelH family protein gives rise to the protein MKPTIQITYCTGCRWMLRAAWMAQELLSTFEQELGGVTLKPGEGGVFEIAVEGQRVWSREHDGGFPEIKVLKQRVRDAIAPGKSLGHSDK